Within Flavobacterium pisciphilum, the genomic segment AATCAAAAAAAAATCAAATCAAAATCAATCACTAAAAATCAAAGGATATGAACATCACAGGCAGACTGACAAGAGATGCGGAAGTACGCACATTGTCGAACGAAAAACAGGTAGTAAACTTTTCAGTAGCGACCAACGACAGCTACCGTAACAAGCAGGGCGAACGAGTAGAGCAAACAACCTACTTCGATTGTGCCTATTGGATTTCTGCAAAGGTGGCAAGGCTACTGACCAAAGGCACTTTGGTAGAACTCACAGGACGAGTAAGTACAAGGGCGTGGGTAAGCAAAGACGGAGAAGCAAGAGCAGGTCTGAATTTCCATACCTCAAACATCAAACTGCACGGAGGTAGCAGGAGAACCGAAACCATACAGGCTACTGCACAAGCCGATAATAACAAGGTTACAGCACAGGGAACAGATGACGACCTCCCATTTTAACAAAGAGTATTCAATCATTTTTCAACATCAAAATTTTAAGCATTATGGCACATAATATCAATTTCAACGAGAGAACAGGACGTTATTCATTCTTTAGCGTACAACAAAAAGCGTGGCACGGTTTAGGGCAAATCGTGGAGCAATACCCTACAAGCGAGGAAGCTATCAAACATGCAGGGTTAGATTACGAAGTTGTAAAATCACCACTATTTACCAAAGGTTCGGGTATTATCGAAACGGAAAACGGCATTGAGATAGGCAGTAGTGAATTGGAAGTACCTAACTATTTCGCCAACATACGCACCGATAACAATGCAGTATTAGGTGTAGTTGGTAAGGATTACCACATCGTACAAAACCGTGAAGCTTTTAATTTCTTTGATGCTATTGTAGGCGGTGGCGAGGGTATTCTGTATGAAACCGCAGGAGCGTTAGGTAACGGAGAGCGCATATTTATCACAGCCAAATTGCCCGACTATATCCGTGTAGGTAATGGCGATGATGTAACAGAAAAGTACATTTTCCTAACTACTTCGCACGATGGTAGCGGAAGTATCACAGCCGCATTTACACCTGTCAGAATTGTTTGCCAAAATACGCTGAATGCTTCGCTACGCAGTATGACCAATGTAGTTCGTATCAAACACACTTCGGGAGCAAAAGGACGTATCGAGAATGCTCACAAGATTATGGGACTTGCCAACACATTGAGCAACCAATTAGAGGGAATTTTCAATGAATGGGCAAAAGTAAAGGTAACAGACCGAGAGGTTAAAAAGCTAATTCAATTGGCACTTTGCCCGAATAAGGAAACCTTTGATTTAATCAAAAAAGGTGCGGAAGATGAAATTTCAACCGTGTTCAAAAACACCGTTGAAGATGCTTTTGCATACGCAATGATAAGCGACACCCAACAAATGGATACGACAAAAGGAACATTGTTCGGAGCTTATAATGCGGTTACAGGTTACTATCAGAACGTAAGAAATTACAAGAATGATGAAGCCAAGTTGCAGAGCATTGTATTGGGTGGCACTGCTCAACTCAAATCACAGAAAGCATTTGAATTGTGTAATGGTTTTGCTTTAGATGGTGCAGAAACCCTAAACCTTAATTAAATAACAACAGGCTACCGCTTTAATCGGTGGTAGCCTACTAAAAACAAAAGTTATGGCAAATTGGTGCAGTAATACAGTTGTATTCGAGGGGAAACCCGAAACAATCACAGCAATACAGGAACTTTTTCAATCAATGAAGGAAAAGGAAGAAAAAACCGAAGAAGGGCAACTACCCGAATTTATTTCTAAAAATAATGGTGGTTATTTCTTCAATATCTATTGGAATGAAGGCGATGAAGGGCAATTTCAGTATGAAACAAAATGGTCGCCCAATATAGAAGTAATTCAAAAGATAGCGGAACATTACGAAGTGAACTTTACACAGGATTATGAAGAAATGGGCAATCTTATATATGGTAGGGCAACATTTTATGACAAGCTACTCACAGATATTTATTTGGAAGACGAAGATTTTGAACAATACGGGTTTGATGAAGAAACGGACACCTACCATTTCGAAGGAGAAATTTACGAAAGTGATTACGAGATATTGGAAACCTTGTTGGAACGAAAAATCAAAAATCAGCAACCTTAAAATCTACCGCAATGGAAATAGTAACAATAATAGCCACAAAGTTTGTACGCCACGATGTACCCGAATTGGCAACCCTGCAAAATGCAAAGGTTTACTTATTAAGGGAAAAACTGAACAAAGGCGAAAAATTGAACCGAGCCGAAAAAAATTGGCTTGCAGAAGCAGTAAACCGAAACGCCTATTTCAAAAGAGCTGTACCGCTTATGGGTTATCGCTTTGGATTTGAGGATGTTTTAAAATCCTATATCGTAAAGCAGTACGGTAGTTGGGCAGAATACAACGCTCCCGATAAAACAAGTCTTAGAAGTATCATTTATGGCAGGATTGACCAAATAGCGGAAATCAGCAAATAACACTTAAAGCCAAGTACGATGAAAATCATAGATAAAAAAGGGAATTGGATTGAAGTTACCGACCTCATAAAAGCTATTCAACAAACAGGTTGGTATAAAGAATATCAGCACCACCCACCAACAGAAACAGACAAGGAAAGACAGGAATATTGGGCAGATATGCACGAGAAACTTAAAAAAGAAAAAAGTAATAACAATTAAAATTTAAGAACGATGAACACCAATTTTTTCAATCAGATACAGCAGTTGGACTTTACAGGAGTATTACAACTGAACATTTCAAAAGGAATAGAAAGCAACCTAATTGTAACAGTATTGCTCAATAACGAACAATGCGGAGATAGTGCAAAAAATCTAATTCCACCATTGACCTTTAACGCCACACCCCAGGAGTTTGACGAGGGATTTTTTGAGCAGATAACCACACCTATACAAAAGGTATCGGGCTTAATGGTGGATATGGAGAAATTTCAAAAGCAACTTGATGAAGCCAAAGCACAATCGGCAATCGAGAAAGCAAAAACCGAAAAAGAGAAAAAAGAAAAAGAAGTCAAAGACAAGAAGTTTAAAGATGCAATGGCAAAGGCGGACGAGTTGGAGAAAGAGGGCAAATTCCGTGAAGCGTGGATAAAAGTTCCCGATATAACGGAGTTTCCCGAAAAAGCAGACGAGATACGCAAACGCAAAATAGCATTATCCGACAAATTCGCAACACCGAGCCTTTTCGGAGCAATGGACGAAGCAAAACCCGAACCACCAATAGAGCAAGAAATTACTGCCGATTATCCTATTGATGAAACAGACGAAGATGAAAAGAATAGTAATCATTAAAACAGAACATTATGTTATTAGCAACGCAATTAGAAAGAGTTTTTATACTCAAAGATAAAGGACAGGACATAAGACTGACCGACCCCGAACCACGTTGGAGCGTGGAAGCCGTAATGAATTTTTACGCCAATATGTACCCGATTTTGACTACGGCAAAAGCATCTGCACCGCAGATAAAAGACGATGCAGTCGAGTACAAATTTGAGAGCGTAATGGGAACGAAAGGTTAAACCAAAATTTTAAAACAATGAATTATGCAACGCAACATCATATCGGGAACTATCAGCATACCCGAACAGAAACGACAACGGCAATTGCACCGACAGTTGGGCGAGTTCGCCAATTGGCTACAAAGACCAAAGGACGCAAACCAAGTGCAGAAAGACAAGCAGAAATCCGTACCAATAGCAATGCTACCAATGGTATTCTAAAGTGTACGTTTCTGCCAAAACTGAAAACAGCAAAATCCGTACAGGCTTGTCAGAAAACGGAGAGGGATTTTTACAAGTCCCTTTCCCAACTTGCCGAGCATTACAACATTGAGGCAACACAGACCAAGGATTTTGGTTTTCCCTACAATATCGTATTGGCTATGTGGGATATGGAAACCAAAGTAAAACGTACCAACAAAAATTGGGATAGTTTCAAATTGGTACAGGACAGTAAGAAAACCTTTTTCGTAAGCGAGGAAAGGTACAATGTGGGTACGACCTTGTATTATATTCCAATTATACCACTATTTCAAATGCTCAAAGACCCGAAGCGTAAAAAGACTGCACCGCTTCTATTATCAGTATGTAGTTATCTGTACCATATTGCCGATGTGCCGTATTACAGACAGGAAGACAGCTATCTGTATTG encodes:
- a CDS encoding PRTRC system protein C, with translation MLLATQLERVFILKDKGQDIRLTDPEPRWSVEAVMNFYANMYPILTTAKASAPQIKDDAVEYKFESVMGTKG
- a CDS encoding PRTRC system protein E encodes the protein MNTNFFNQIQQLDFTGVLQLNISKGIESNLIVTVLLNNEQCGDSAKNLIPPLTFNATPQEFDEGFFEQITTPIQKVSGLMVDMEKFQKQLDEAKAQSAIEKAKTEKEKKEKEVKDKKFKDAMAKADELEKEGKFREAWIKVPDITEFPEKADEIRKRKIALSDKFATPSLFGAMDEAKPEPPIEQEITADYPIDETDEDEKNSNH
- a CDS encoding DUF932 domain-containing protein — its product is MAHNINFNERTGRYSFFSVQQKAWHGLGQIVEQYPTSEEAIKHAGLDYEVVKSPLFTKGSGIIETENGIEIGSSELEVPNYFANIRTDNNAVLGVVGKDYHIVQNREAFNFFDAIVGGGEGILYETAGALGNGERIFITAKLPDYIRVGNGDDVTEKYIFLTTSHDGSGSITAAFTPVRIVCQNTLNASLRSMTNVVRIKHTSGAKGRIENAHKIMGLANTLSNQLEGIFNEWAKVKVTDREVKKLIQLALCPNKETFDLIKKGAEDEISTVFKNTVEDAFAYAMISDTQQMDTTKGTLFGAYNAVTGYYQNVRNYKNDEAKLQSIVLGGTAQLKSQKAFELCNGFALDGAETLNLN
- a CDS encoding single-stranded DNA-binding protein, with the translated sequence MNITGRLTRDAEVRTLSNEKQVVNFSVATNDSYRNKQGERVEQTTYFDCAYWISAKVARLLTKGTLVELTGRVSTRAWVSKDGEARAGLNFHTSNIKLHGGSRRTETIQATAQADNNKVTAQGTDDDLPF